One stretch of Limnohabitans sp. DNA includes these proteins:
- a CDS encoding NAD(P)/FAD-dependent oxidoreductase → MTTPIDTDALVIGAGPVGLFQVFQLGLQGVHCHVLDALPHVGGQCAELYGAKPIYDIPGIPYCTGLELIERLQQQIAPFQPTLHLGQQVDDVERLPDQRLQVITSAGQTFRTPTLFIAAGVGAFVARRLALDGLAAFEGTQVFVQHPTPERWTDQHLVVAGDGDTALQTCLDACQGPQAAASVTLLHRRDQFTADPDLIAQMRQACTEGRMRFVAGQPTGLRTEAGRLQALELLNPRGETEWLSLDVLQTCLGLSPKLGPVAQWGLTMERKQLVVNTENFGTSEPGIFAVGDINTYPGKKKLILCGFHEATLAAFGAVALLRPEEKTLLQYTTTSTLLHQRLGLV, encoded by the coding sequence ATGACCACCCCCATCGACACCGACGCGCTGGTCATTGGCGCAGGCCCCGTGGGCCTGTTTCAGGTGTTCCAGTTGGGCCTGCAAGGTGTGCACTGCCACGTGCTTGACGCACTGCCCCATGTGGGCGGCCAATGCGCCGAGTTGTATGGCGCCAAGCCCATCTACGACATCCCGGGCATCCCCTATTGCACCGGACTCGAACTGATCGAGCGCTTGCAGCAACAAATCGCCCCCTTCCAACCCACCCTGCACCTGGGCCAGCAAGTCGACGACGTCGAGCGCCTGCCCGACCAGCGCCTGCAGGTGATCACCAGCGCTGGCCAGACCTTTCGCACCCCCACCCTGTTCATCGCAGCAGGTGTGGGCGCTTTTGTGGCGCGCCGCCTGGCGCTGGACGGCCTGGCGGCTTTTGAGGGCACACAAGTTTTTGTGCAGCACCCCACGCCCGAGCGCTGGACAGACCAACACCTGGTGGTGGCGGGCGACGGTGACACCGCCTTACAAACCTGCCTGGATGCATGTCAAGGGCCGCAAGCCGCTGCCAGCGTGACGCTGCTGCACCGCCGTGATCAGTTCACCGCCGATCCAGACTTGATCGCGCAAATGCGCCAAGCCTGCACCGAAGGCCGTATGCGCTTTGTGGCCGGTCAGCCCACCGGCCTGCGCACAGAAGCTGGCCGCTTGCAAGCGCTGGAACTGCTCAACCCGCGAGGCGAAACCGAATGGCTGAGCCTGGACGTGCTGCAAACCTGTCTGGGCCTCTCGCCCAAGTTGGGGCCCGTGGCGCAATGGGGCCTGACCATGGAACGCAAGCAGCTGGTCGTCAACACCGAAAACTTTGGCACCTCAGAGCCCGGCATTTTTGCCGTGGGTGACATCAACACCTATCCGGGCAAAAAGAAGCTGATTTTGTGCGGCTTCCACGAAGCCACGCTGGCCGCTTTTGGAGCCGTGGCCCTGCTGCGCCCGGAAGAAAAGACCCTGCTGCAGTACACGACAACCTCCACGCTGCTGCACCAGCGGCTGGGCCTGGTTTGA
- a CDS encoding DUF934 domain-containing protein, with the protein MNIISAQEHQTVDSTAAITLANDADPRTLDLSGVTRIDLQFPKFTDGRAYSQAFLLRRRLGFAGELRATGDVLIDQLVQMQRTGFDVAVLREGMDASAAQRQFERFAGFYQGSAVGTLPPFALNT; encoded by the coding sequence ATGAACATCATTTCTGCCCAAGAACACCAGACCGTTGATTCGACTGCGGCCATCACACTGGCCAACGACGCCGACCCGCGCACACTCGACCTGAGCGGCGTGACCCGCATCGACCTGCAGTTCCCCAAATTCACCGATGGCCGAGCTTACAGCCAGGCCTTCTTGCTGCGCCGCCGCCTGGGCTTTGCGGGCGAGTTGCGCGCCACCGGCGACGTGCTGATCGACCAGTTGGTGCAAATGCAGCGCACCGGCTTTGACGTGGCCGTGCTGCGCGAAGGCATGGACGCTTCGGCGGCGCAACGCCAATTCGAGCGCTTTGCAGGGTTCTACCAAGGCTCTGCGGTCGGAACGCTACCACCCTTTGCCCTCAACACCTGA
- a CDS encoding GTP-binding protein — protein sequence MNALKFITCGSVDDGKSTLIGRLLVDTKAVLQDQLAGVQRSGETDLALLTDGLSAEREQGITIDVAYRYFNTEARKFIIGDTPGHEQYTRNMVTAASSADAAVVLVDAIKLDWANPNLQLLPQTRRHSLLVKLLRVPSVVFAINKLDAVANPAMAFQNIAGALNQFAQEAGINIAAMVPVSALKGWNVVTTDNNDQPDWCGYTGPSLLSILEDLPVIPAETDVAFSFPVQWVEKPSVPTLVASRTALPPEGAAAAPWGGPAAAHHDSGVTTQGRRVFWGRVATGSIEPGQTIAVFPSGQTAVVSQVLSATRQPQNKAAGHSAGLVLDREVDVSRGDWLLSEHGSPEGQRQLSTTIAWMDDEPLVAGRLYWALHGHRWVKVKVLRVVHRLNVNTLAEEEATELPPNAIGHVTLVLQEPLATLPFAQSRILGALVLVDTASHKTSGAVLVN from the coding sequence ATGAACGCACTGAAATTCATCACCTGCGGCTCGGTCGACGATGGCAAGAGCACGCTGATTGGCCGCTTGCTGGTGGACACCAAGGCCGTGCTGCAAGACCAACTGGCCGGGGTGCAGCGCTCAGGCGAGACCGACTTGGCTTTGCTGACCGACGGCTTGAGTGCCGAGCGTGAGCAAGGCATCACCATCGACGTGGCCTACCGCTACTTCAACACCGAAGCACGCAAGTTCATCATCGGCGACACGCCCGGCCACGAACAGTACACCCGCAACATGGTCACTGCCGCATCCAGCGCCGACGCCGCTGTGGTGCTGGTCGACGCCATCAAACTCGACTGGGCCAACCCCAATTTGCAGCTGCTGCCGCAAACCCGCCGCCACTCGCTGCTGGTCAAGCTGCTGCGCGTGCCGTCTGTCGTGTTCGCCATCAACAAGCTCGACGCTGTGGCCAACCCGGCCATGGCTTTTCAAAACATCGCAGGGGCTCTGAACCAATTCGCCCAAGAAGCGGGCATCAACATCGCGGCCATGGTGCCCGTGTCTGCGCTCAAGGGCTGGAACGTGGTGACCACCGACAACAACGACCAGCCCGACTGGTGCGGCTACACCGGCCCCAGCCTGCTCAGCATCCTCGAAGACCTGCCGGTCATCCCGGCTGAGACCGATGTGGCCTTCAGCTTCCCGGTGCAGTGGGTCGAAAAACCAAGTGTTCCCACGCTTGTCGCTTCGCGTACTGCGCTGCCCCCCGAGGGGGCCGCTGCTGCGCCTTGGGGCGGCCCGGCGGCGGCGCACCACGACTCCGGCGTGACCACCCAGGGTCGCCGCGTGTTCTGGGGCCGCGTGGCCACGGGCAGCATCGAGCCGGGCCAGACCATCGCGGTCTTCCCCAGCGGCCAGACCGCCGTGGTGTCCCAAGTGCTGTCGGCCACCCGCCAGCCGCAAAACAAAGCCGCTGGCCACAGCGCAGGCCTCGTGCTCGACCGCGAAGTGGACGTGTCTCGTGGTGACTGGCTGCTGTCAGAACACGGCAGCCCCGAAGGCCAGCGCCAGCTGAGCACCACCATCGCCTGGATGGACGATGAGCCTCTGGTCGCGGGCCGCCTGTATTGGGCGCTGCACGGCCACCGCTGGGTCAAAGTGAAAGTGCTGCGCGTGGTGCACCGTCTGAACGTGAACACCCTGGCCGAGGAAGAGGCCACCGAGCTGCCCCCCAACGCCATCGGCCATGTCACCCTGGTCCTGCAAGAGCCTCTGGCCACCCTGCCCTTTGCGCAGTCGCGCATTTTGGGTGCGCTGGTGCTGGTGGACACCGCCAGCCACAAGACCTCGGGTGCGGTGCTGGTGAACTGA
- a CDS encoding phosphoadenylyl-sulfate reductase gives MNSSFFSSRNAPAKATELHAKASPDFAATLAETQALLQRAATEFVPVTQASSLGAEDVVITHLINTLQLDISVFVLETGALHTETLALLERTQAHSHAPIHVLRPVQASVIQFVRDKGQDAMYQNMDLRKACCAIRKMEPLARALKGQRAWITGLRQEQSTARAEVPLLDESEVATKDLHKFNPLARWTWGDVWHYIATHQVDYNPLHDQFFPSIGCAPCTRAISLGEAFRAGRWWWEDEAAKECGLHVKTQASKPANL, from the coding sequence ATGAACTCCAGCTTTTTTTCATCCCGCAATGCCCCAGCCAAAGCCACAGAGCTGCACGCCAAGGCCAGCCCTGACTTTGCCGCCACGCTGGCAGAAACCCAGGCTTTGCTGCAACGCGCTGCCACCGAATTTGTGCCCGTGACCCAAGCCTCTAGCCTGGGCGCCGAAGACGTGGTGATCACGCACCTGATCAACACCCTGCAGCTGGACATCTCGGTATTCGTGCTGGAGACCGGCGCGCTGCACACCGAAACCCTGGCCCTGCTGGAGCGCACCCAGGCGCATTCGCATGCGCCCATCCACGTGCTCCGACCGGTTCAGGCATCGGTGATCCAGTTCGTGCGCGACAAAGGCCAAGACGCGATGTACCAGAACATGGACTTGCGCAAGGCCTGTTGCGCCATCCGCAAGATGGAGCCGCTGGCCCGTGCCTTAAAAGGCCAACGCGCCTGGATCACGGGTCTGCGACAAGAGCAGTCGACCGCCCGCGCCGAAGTGCCTTTGCTGGACGAGAGCGAAGTCGCCACCAAGGATTTGCACAAGTTCAACCCGCTGGCCCGGTGGACCTGGGGCGACGTGTGGCACTACATCGCCACCCACCAGGTGGACTACAACCCGCTGCACGACCAGTTCTTCCCGAGCATCGGCTGCGCCCCTTGCACCCGCGCTATCAGCCTGGGCGAAGCGTTCCGCGCCGGGCGATGGTGGTGGGAAGACGAGGCGGCCAAGGAATGCGGCCTGCATGTCAAAACGCAAGCATCGAAACCCGCCAATCTGTAG
- the cysD gene encoding sulfate adenylyltransferase subunit CysD: MTAMTQTELHTLSNAHLDALEEETIFILREVAAAFERPTLLFSGGKDSLVMLQCAEKAFGGKTSPSGSGRIPYPLLMIDTGHNFQEVTDLRDARAEELGAELIVRSVEDSMKRGTVRLAHPGESRNVHQSVTLLEAIEEFGFDALIGGARRDEEKARAKERIFSHRDSFGQWQPKAQRPELWTLFNHKLQPGEHFRVFPISNWTELDVWQYIARERIALPSIYYTHKREVVDRRGLLVPVTELTPPKDGEEVVVRDVRFRTVGDITCTCPVASTAATPEQIVIETLAADVSERGATRMDDKTSEASMEKRKKDGYF, translated from the coding sequence ATGACCGCCATGACACAAACCGAGTTGCACACCCTGAGCAACGCACACCTCGATGCGCTGGAAGAAGAAACCATCTTCATCCTGCGTGAAGTTGCCGCCGCTTTCGAGCGCCCCACTCTTTTGTTTTCGGGTGGCAAGGATTCGCTGGTCATGCTCCAGTGCGCCGAAAAAGCCTTCGGAGGCAAAACAAGCCCCTCCGGTAGCGGTCGCATTCCGTATCCCCTGCTCATGATCGACACCGGCCACAACTTCCAGGAAGTGACCGACTTGCGCGACGCGCGCGCCGAGGAGCTGGGTGCCGAGCTGATCGTGCGCAGCGTGGAAGACTCCATGAAACGCGGCACCGTGCGCCTGGCTCACCCGGGAGAAAGCCGCAACGTCCACCAGTCGGTAACCTTGCTCGAAGCCATCGAAGAGTTCGGCTTTGACGCCCTGATTGGCGGCGCTCGCCGCGACGAAGAAAAGGCCCGCGCCAAAGAGCGCATCTTTTCGCACCGCGACAGCTTTGGCCAGTGGCAGCCCAAGGCACAGCGCCCCGAACTGTGGACCCTGTTCAACCACAAGCTGCAACCGGGCGAACACTTTCGCGTGTTCCCGATCAGCAACTGGACCGAGCTGGACGTGTGGCAATACATCGCCCGCGAACGCATTGCGCTGCCGTCGATCTATTACACGCACAAACGCGAAGTGGTGGACCGCCGGGGCCTGCTGGTGCCGGTGACCGAGCTGACACCGCCCAAAGACGGCGAAGAAGTGGTGGTGCGCGATGTGCGTTTTCGCACCGTGGGCGACATCACCTGCACCTGCCCGGTTGCAAGCACCGCGGCTACACCTGAGCAGATCGTGATCGAGACGCTGGCGGCCGATGTGAGCGAGCGCGGCGCGACCCGCATGGACGACAAGACGTCCGAGGCTTCGATGGAAAAACGCAAGAAAGACGGGTACTTCTAA
- the fdxA gene encoding ferredoxin FdxA: MTHVVSESCIQCKYTDCVDVCPVDCFREGPNFLTIDPDECIDCAVCIPECPVNAIYAEEDLPADQQHMTKLNAELALLPGWRSITKRKIPMPHADDWKDKTGKLAELIR, encoded by the coding sequence ATGACCCACGTTGTTTCCGAATCCTGTATTCAATGCAAATACACCGACTGTGTGGACGTTTGCCCTGTGGATTGCTTTCGCGAAGGCCCCAACTTCCTGACCATCGACCCCGATGAGTGCATTGACTGCGCCGTGTGCATCCCAGAATGCCCCGTGAATGCCATCTATGCCGAGGAAGACCTGCCCGCCGACCAGCAGCACATGACGAAGCTCAACGCCGAGCTGGCTTTGTTGCCCGGATGGAGGAGCATCACCAAGCGCAAAATCCCCATGCCCCACGCCGATGACTGGAAAGACAAGACCGGCAAGCTGGCCGAGTTGATCCGCTGA
- the thiD gene encoding bifunctional hydroxymethylpyrimidine kinase/phosphomethylpyrimidine kinase: MNTHDRYARLLTIAGSDSGGGAGIQADLKTFAALGCYGMSAITALTAQNTVGVQGIHAVPASFLKAQIESVMDDIGVDALKIGMLHEPGIVEVVAWAIDRYQIRHVVLDPVMVATSGDRLIAQETVQVLVRELFPRVTVVTPNLDEAELLLGHGIADAQALDPAAQGLLAMGARAVLLKGGHLQGPQVVDLLVQAGGPTRRLASARIASRNVHGTGCTLSSAIAAHLALGHPLEEAVVLARSYILCAIAQGAPVQTGQGHGPLNHGFSPQAMHRMAATVRAGG, encoded by the coding sequence ATGAACACCCATGACCGTTATGCTCGCTTGCTCACCATTGCTGGATCGGACAGCGGGGGTGGGGCAGGCATTCAGGCCGATTTGAAAACCTTCGCCGCTTTGGGCTGTTATGGCATGAGCGCGATCACTGCGCTCACTGCCCAAAACACCGTGGGCGTTCAGGGGATTCATGCGGTACCGGCTTCTTTTTTGAAGGCTCAAATCGAGTCGGTGATGGACGACATCGGGGTCGATGCCCTGAAGATCGGGATGCTGCATGAGCCGGGCATCGTCGAGGTGGTGGCTTGGGCCATTGACCGCTACCAGATCCGCCATGTGGTGCTCGACCCGGTCATGGTCGCCACGAGCGGTGATCGCTTGATTGCGCAGGAGACGGTGCAGGTGCTGGTGCGGGAGTTGTTTCCCCGCGTGACGGTGGTCACACCCAACCTCGATGAGGCCGAGCTGCTTTTGGGGCATGGCATTGCCGACGCCCAGGCCCTGGACCCAGCCGCGCAGGGACTTTTGGCCATGGGTGCCAGGGCTGTCTTGCTCAAAGGTGGCCATCTGCAGGGTCCGCAGGTGGTTGACCTTTTGGTGCAAGCCGGTGGGCCGACACGCCGCTTGGCTTCGGCAAGGATTGCCAGCCGCAATGTGCATGGCACCGGTTGCACGCTGTCTTCTGCCATCGCGGCACACCTGGCTTTGGGGCATCCCCTGGAGGAGGCGGTGGTGCTGGCCCGCTCTTATATTTTGTGCGCCATTGCACAGGGGGCACCGGTGCAGACCGGTCAGGGGCATGGGCCGCTCAATCATGGTTTTTCTCCCCAAGCTATGCACCGAATGGCCGCAACAGTTAGGGCAGGGGGCTGA